One Helianthus annuus cultivar XRQ/B chromosome 7, HanXRQr2.0-SUNRISE, whole genome shotgun sequence genomic region harbors:
- the LOC110868712 gene encoding SNF1-related protein kinase catalytic subunit alpha KIN10, which produces MEGSGRGGSSVESFLRNYKLGKTLGIGSFGKVKIAEHTLTGHKVAIKILNRRKIKNMEMEEKVRREIKILRLFMHPHIIRLYEVVETPSDIYVVMEYVKSGELFDYIVEKGRLHEDEARNFFQQIISGVEYCHRNMVVHRDLKPENLLLDAKCNVKIADFGLSNIMRDGHFLKTSCGSPNYAAPEVISGKLYAGPEVDVWSCGVILYALLCGTLPFDDENIPNLFKKIKGGIYTLPSHLSPGARDLIPRLLVVDPMKRMTIPEIRAHLWFQAHLPCYLAVSPPDSTQQVKKTDEDILTEVIKMGFDRDALVESLRNRVQNEGTVAYYLLLDHRLRNSNSYLGAEFQKPVEGYNRNYPNEAATSPIAQRPPGFMEYQGINTSQVERKWALGLQSRAHPREIMTEVLKALQELNVCWKKIGHYNMKCRWDPNHKDGPINNNGMQSSHYFGDESTIVNADVTSTSPNVVKFEVQLYKTREEKYLLDLQRVNGPQFLFLELCAAFLAQLRVL; this is translated from the exons ATGGAGGGATCGGGGCGTGGTGGGAGCAGCGTGGAATCATTTTTACGCAATTATAAGCTTGGGAAAACGCTTGGTATCGGTTCATTCGGAAAAGTCAAAATTGCAGAGCATACGTTGACCGGACACAAAGTTGCTATAAAGATTCTAAACCGTCGCAAGATCAAAAACATGGAAATGGAAGAAAAAG TAAGAAGAGAGATCAAGATATTGAGATTGTTTATGCATCCACATATTATCCGTCTATACGAGGTTGTAGAGACACCATCAGATATTTACGTTGTTATGGAATACGTGAAATCTGGCGAGCTGTTCGATTACATCGTGGAAAAGGGAAGATTGCACGAGGATGAAGCTCGCAACTTTTTTCAGCAG ATAATTTCCGGTGTGGAGTATTGCCACCGGAATATGGTGGTACACAGAGATCTTAAACCTGAGAATCTGTTATTAGATGCCAAATGCAATGTCAAAATCGCCGATTTTGGTTTGAGTAATATCATGCGTGACGGTCATTTTCTAAAAACAAGTTGCGGGAGTCCAAATTATGCAGCTCCAGAG GTTATATCTGGGAAACTGTATGCTGGACCCGAGGTTGATGTATGGAGCTGTGGTGTGATCTTGTACGCACTTCTCTGTGGGACCCTTCCTTTTGACGATGAAAATATTCCgaatttgtttaagaaaattaaG GGTGGAATATATACCCTTCCTAGCCATTTATCACCCGGCGCTAGAGATTTGATCCCGAGGTTGCTTGTGGTTGACCCGATGAAACGTATGACGATTCCCGAGATCCGTGCGCACCTATGGTTCCAAGCCCACCTGCCCTGCTACTTAGCCGTCTCTCCACCCGATTCTACTCAGCAAGTGAAAAAG ACTGATGAAGATATTCTTACAGAGGTGATTAAGATGGGGTTTGACAGGGATGCACTTGTTGAGTCACTTCGCAACCGAGTGCAGAATGAg ggtACCGTTGCATATTACTTGCTACTGGACCATAGGTTGCGTAACTCCAATAGTTATCTTGGAGCCGAGTTCCAGAAACCTGTG GAGGGGTACAACCGTAATTATCCAAACGAGGCTGCCACATCACCTATCGCGCAACGCCCACCTGGATTCATGGAATATCAAGGAATAAATACGAGCCAGGTCGAGAGGAAATGGGCTCTCGGGCTTCAG TCGCGGGCCCATCCTCGGGAGATAATGACAGAAGTTTTAAAGGCCTTACAAGAACTAAACGTGTGCTGGAAGAAAATAGGACACTACAACATGAAATGCAGGTGGGATCCGAACCATAAAGACGGCCCAATAAACAACAATGGCATGCAGAGTAGTCATTACTTTGGAGATGAGTCAACCATAGTCAATGCTGACGTCACCTCAACATCACCCAATGTTGTCAAATTTGAAGTCCAG